Genomic segment of Pirellulales bacterium:
GCGGGTCAGATAGTTCAGTAGGCACCCCTCGGGCGCAACGGCGATCGTCCCTTCCGGTGTAACCTCGCGGTCGACTTGTTGGATCAACCAATTTACGATTTTGCCGCGGGCATCGGCCCAAACGGCGTCGCCACCAGACCCTACCGGTACCGTCAATGTGCCGAAGTTGGCCGCCGTAAACATCAGGCACCATGCTGCAACGACGAGCAACGCGGCCAGAAATGCTGCTCTGAGCATCGCGCCACTCCCGTCGAAGTGCTCGATCACACGCGGCAACCAATCCCAAGCCGCAACGATCAATAGCATCGCGGCGGGCATCGCCAGGCAGAAGCCATAGTGAGTGACGCGCACCCAGAGAAAGATCTTCGCCAGCAGCAATAGCGCGAACAATACGCAGGCGATCGCCGGCACCCAGCGCGCACGAACCGAGTCGTCTGGCTCGCGAAACCACATCGTGATGACGGCCGCAAGAGTCAGCACCAGAAAGGCCGGCGCCGGGCGCAACACTTCGGTTGCCTGCATATCGGAAAAATGCCACAGCAAGAACCCCATCACGGCGCCAAAGCAGACTGCGGCCGCGACCAGCCGGGGGCCGCGAGTGCGCCATTTCAATAGCCCTACCGCCGCCGGTATCCCTAATAGCAGGCCGTACCAGAGGAGCATTTTCAGCGACTCTTGCAAGTTGTACGACGCGTCGAGCGTTCCCATCGTTTGACGATAGAACGGCAGAGACGTGATCTCGGAGGCGAGCACCCAACGAAAGCCTCCCAGTGTGCCGCCTACGGCATCTGCTGCCGGAAGCGCAAGCGATAACAAGGCGATCGACAAGACAGGCGGCACGAGCACCGAGCCCAGAAACGCGCCGCCGACTTGCAGCGCCTGCGGCATGCTGCGCGGTAGCGACCACAGGGCTAGCAACATACCCAAGCCGGTCGCCGGCGCCACCGCGAGAAAAATTTCCGGCTTGGTGAGAAACACCAGCCCCACGCACAATCCGCACAGCGCGGCGTCCGCCAACCGTCTCCGGCGCACGTATTGGCTCAGCAAGAGAAGCGCGGCGAGCGACAACAGCATTCCGTGCGTCATTTCGTGCGAGTAGGGACAAATATAGTTGTAGTTTCCCGCGACCGTATAGCGCGAGAATCCGAAGACCAGCACAAATGTCAGACAGGCCAGACAGGCGGACGCGCGGCTGCCAATGCGCGAAATCAGGGCGTACAACAGCGCCAGCAACACGCCCACGAGCGCGAAGTTCGTTAGCGCCAGCACGCGCAGACTGACCCCGACCAGGCGAAACCATAGCGAGTTCCAATACGGCGATAGCGGCCCATTGAAATAGGCCACATCGCGGTACAGGAGGTCTCCGGAAGCCAGTCGCCAGGGTGTGTAAATCTCGCGTCCAAAGTCCAGGATGACGTCCGGCCAGGTGCCCCAGCTCCAGCACATCATCACAATAGCCGCCACGGCGATCACGCTGGGTCCTGCCCAGCGCACGACTCGCGGCAACCACACGATTGACGACGTCGCTCCGCGGCCTGCACGGCCTTTTTCCTGTTTCTTTATCAAGAGGCACTCTTGGGCGTGGGAATGTCAGTTTGCGTCTCCGGCTTGTCGAGCAATTCGCCAGGTCGACCGTCGAGCGCGAGCGCTACATCGGCATCGGTAAGCCGGTAAATCAAGATCGAGTATCCGACCCGATCATCAGGCTCGCGACGACGCAACACGCTACACAGCCGGCTGAAGCGGAGGTCCTCGTAATCTTGAAATCCGTCTTGAAGTTCTTCCGGCGTCAGATGCGGCGTCAATCGCTCAAAAGCTGCCAGGTCGGCGCCTGAGCGCACTAATGGCTCGATTTCGCTGCGCAATTGCCGGAAGCCTTTTTCGTAGGCTGCATTCCAGCGTCCGGGATTCTTCGCGTAAACGGACTGCAGCATCGTGGCGCTAATACAGTACACCCCGCCCGTCAGGAGCTTCGGTACGTGGGGACCCCAGCGGAGCCGGAACCCTGGCAACATCTGGGCGTCGATCCCGTAATGCTCGGGACGCGCCATGCCAAAGTACGACAGGTAAACGCGATCTGGGTCTCGTGAATCGTCAGGATGCTCGTCCAGCCAGCATTTCAGCGCCTTCAAGTCCTGACCCCAATCCAACGAGCTGTCTACGAGCCAGCGGTAGGCATTGCTGGGGCCGCCCGCGAGCACGTTGAAATATGCCAAATAATCAGGCCAGAACCAAGCCGTTTCCAGCATGGTGATCAACAGGGCGGCGCCAATCGTGATCCGCACTCCGCGCAGCACTTTGGGTGCGATGACCTTCGCGCCGTCCGGTTGCTCTCGCTGTGACTTCGCTCCTTGCCGCCTGCTAGAGCGCATGGGGGACGCTTGAAACCATGTCGATACGGCACCGGCCAAGATGAACAGGGGTGGATAGGTGGGAAGGATATGCCGATGTCCGATATTCATGCCGCTGGAAATCGCGAACAACCAATACACGCCTAACAGCACCCACAACGGTGCCAAGACGAAAAGCTGTGAGCGAGTGTCAACGGCCTCTCGATTTCTGGTGGCGGACCTTCGCACACGATACACCCAGCCACCCCAACCGGCGAGTCCCAACAATAGGAACAGAGTTAGCGGCGTTTTCAGCGCCCAACAAGTCGGGAAGAAACTGGCCCAGCCCGCCAAACTAGACTGGCCATGGAGGAATCCCAGCCGGACGCGGGTGGAAATCGTGAAAGCGAATCCATAAAGATAGGCTTCCGGCAGCAAATGATAATCTCGCCCGCACTGCACCGTAGCGTCGATCGGGGACGACAAGGGTTCACGTATTTTGTCCCAGGGAACTTGCAAGCGGGTTCCCTCGTGTCGCGTGGCCGGCGCAAAGGCCGAATAGCGAAATCCATACGAACCCCAAATGATCAGTGCTACCAAGGCCACCTCGCAACAGGCCACTAGCCCAAACGCGGCCAACAGCCGCCAGCGTCCTTGAATCTGGCGCGACGTTCCAAGCTCGACGCGCAGCGGCCGGCGGTCGGTCAGCCGAACGCCCAGCAAGACGCAGGCCATCGGCAAAACGAGCACCCCGGAGAACTTGGCAAGCAAAGCGCCCGCTAGCGTGACTCCCGCGACACCGATCGTGAGCGGCGAAACGCGGTACAGCACGACCCACAGTGCCCCGAGTGCGGCCGTGAAAAAAAACGAGGCGAGCAAATCCGAAGTGGCCACAAACCCGTTGGCGAGCATCGTCGGCGAGAACGCGTAGAGCGTCAAGCTGATGACACCGCCATATGCTCCGAAGAGTCGCCGCGACCAAAAATAAACCAGCAATCCCAACGAGGCGCTGGCAACCGCCATCATCGCAAGGGCGAGCCACAGCATGCCGTCGACGTCGTTCCCGGATTCAAACAGGAAGCGGTCGCTTACTTCCCACAAATCCGATTCGTCCCACGACCGGCCCTCGAGTGGCGGAAACTGGTAGCCACGTATCCACAGCGGTAAGGCGGCCCAGCGCTGCGACCAGTTGCCGTTTTCGGGATGCAGCCGATAGTCGTTGAAGGCCCAGTAGCTGAGGCCGCCGGTCAGGTGGACCCCTTCGTCGAACGTCATCGATTTCTGGCTCACCGCGCTCAGACCCAACCCCGCGTGGCATGCCAGCAATAGGATGATTGGCCAGGGCCCGCGTAGCCAGGCGGCCCATGTTGTTGTTACGCTCATCTGCCATTCCAGGTTGCAATGCAATCGATGCGTTCGCTTGCTTGTGGGCAATCGAGGTCCACGCCCGCAATGTGCGCGTCACGCAATCGAATCGGCGACCCACTACCGTCGCCGACATGTTCCACAGTGGATCTGTTTTTCACGAACTACGGCCACGATCTCCCGCGGGGGATGAATCCGTTTCGGTTTCAGGCGCCGCCAATAATTCGCAAGGGTCCCCCTCGAGAGCTTGCGCAACATCCGCGTCCGTAAGCCGGTATATGAGCATCCCGTAGCCAGGCTGCGCATCGGGGTCCCGTTGTCGCAAGCAACTGCAGAGACGGCCGAAGCGCAGCAATTCGTACATCCGAAACGTCTTCTGCAT
This window contains:
- a CDS encoding glycosyltransferase family 39 protein, encoding MIKKQEKGRAGRGATSSIVWLPRVVRWAGPSVIAVAAIVMMCWSWGTWPDVILDFGREIYTPWRLASGDLLYRDVAYFNGPLSPYWNSLWFRLVGVSLRVLALTNFALVGVLLALLYALISRIGSRASACLACLTFVLVFGFSRYTVAGNYNYICPYSHEMTHGMLLSLAALLLLSQYVRRRRLADAALCGLCVGLVFLTKPEIFLAVAPATGLGMLLALWSLPRSMPQALQVGGAFLGSVLVPPVLSIALLSLALPAADAVGGTLGGFRWVLASEITSLPFYRQTMGTLDASYNLQESLKMLLWYGLLLGIPAAVGLLKWRTRGPRLVAAAVCFGAVMGFLLWHFSDMQATEVLRPAPAFLVLTLAAVITMWFREPDDSVRARWVPAIACVLFALLLLAKIFLWVRVTHYGFCLAMPAAMLLIVAAWDWLPRVIEHFDGSGAMLRAAFLAALLVVAAWCLMFTAANFGTLTVPVGSGGDAVWADARGKIVNWLIQQVDREVTPEGTIAVAPEGCLLNYLTRRANSTPYVALVPVEVLMFGEERIVESFERQPPEFLVLTDEEMNDYGFVGFGIGYAENLFQWFKLNYRIIAGPAGEMKGAHALLMKRIDLLKDADDKE